A region from the Pseudomonas cucumis genome encodes:
- a CDS encoding cold-shock protein produces MLKIVHLLMGAAALLLSFIPSLRSEAVPYLQQPDALYLAFFGLLNLTLAPVIPYWNKGPRHQLQNLVSALLVLAVVLQTLTLFAPMPVIAGQPAVLFSLVVALIAILLHLAVSFYKSSPAAASPSYDMSNRDTGTVKWFNTSKGFGFISRDSGDDIFVHFRAIRGEGHRVLVEGQRVEFSVMNRDKGLQAEDVIAALPRR; encoded by the coding sequence ATGTTGAAAATCGTCCACCTGCTAATGGGCGCAGCAGCCTTGCTGCTGTCCTTCATCCCTAGCCTGCGATCCGAAGCGGTACCTTACCTGCAACAACCCGATGCGCTGTACCTGGCCTTTTTCGGCCTGCTCAACCTCACCCTTGCACCTGTTATCCCTTACTGGAACAAAGGGCCGCGTCATCAACTGCAAAATCTGGTCAGCGCCCTGCTGGTTCTGGCTGTGGTATTGCAAACACTGACATTGTTCGCCCCGATGCCTGTCATCGCCGGTCAACCTGCCGTTCTGTTCAGTCTGGTCGTTGCCCTGATCGCCATTCTTTTGCACTTGGCCGTCAGCTTCTACAAATCTTCACCGGCCGCCGCCTCGCCAAGCTATGACATGAGCAACCGCGATACTGGCACCGTTAAATGGTTCAACACCTCCAAAGGCTTCGGCTTTATTTCCCGCGACTCCGGCGATGATATTTTTGTGCACTTCCGGGCAATTCGCGGTGAAGGCCACCGTGTTCTGGTCGAAGGCCAGCGCGTGGAGTTCTCTGTCATGAACCGTGACAAAGGCCTGCAAGCCGAAGATGTGATCGCCGCCCTGCCGCGTCGCTGA
- a CDS encoding HIT family protein, with amino-acid sequence MFALDPRLQQDTLPIGDFPLCRLLLSNDSNYPWFILVPRREDISEIFQLDVADQQQLWQETTALAEMLKDSFDADKLNVAALGNVVSQLHMHVIVRKREDAAWPAPVWGKQPAKPYSPEQIATIRERLRLVLTDDFTFLEG; translated from the coding sequence GTGTTCGCTTTAGATCCACGACTTCAACAAGACACGTTGCCGATCGGCGATTTCCCGCTCTGTCGGTTGCTGTTGTCCAATGATTCGAACTACCCATGGTTCATCCTCGTGCCACGCCGCGAGGATATCAGTGAGATATTTCAGTTAGATGTCGCAGATCAACAGCAGCTGTGGCAGGAAACGACCGCGCTGGCGGAAATGCTCAAGGATTCGTTCGATGCGGACAAATTGAACGTCGCGGCCTTGGGTAATGTCGTCAGTCAGTTGCACATGCATGTGATTGTGCGCAAGCGTGAGGACGCCGCCTGGCCAGCTCCGGTCTGGGGCAAGCAGCCGGCCAAACCCTATAGTCCAGAGCAGATCGCGACGATTCGCGAACGGCTGCGTCTGGTGTTGACCGATGACTTCACGTTTCTGGAGGGTTGA
- a CDS encoding SlyX family protein, with amino-acid sequence MSLEERVTDLESQLAFQDDTIQTLNDVLAAQQHVVERLQLQMAALIKRQEEMVGQFDSFEEEAPPPHY; translated from the coding sequence ATGAGCCTGGAAGAACGCGTTACCGATCTGGAAAGCCAGTTGGCGTTTCAGGATGACACCATCCAGACGTTGAATGATGTGCTGGCGGCGCAGCAACATGTGGTTGAGCGCCTGCAACTGCAAATGGCGGCCCTGATCAAGCGGCAGGAGGAAATGGTCGGCCAGTTCGACTCTTTCGAAGAGGAAGCGCCACCGCCGCATTATTGA
- a CDS encoding OprD family porin, whose protein sequence is MRVMKWSMIALAVSASTSQFAMASSQEESKGFFEDQSLTVKSRILYMNRDFKNGASNNQSTANKERIKGYREETGLGVQAVYESGFTQGTVGFGLDALANGMVKLDSGPGRTGNGMFGKDSDGTPEDTQSNAGGAVKFRLSDTVLKHGNQYVASPVFSTDDSRLLPEVATGTLITSKEIKGLELSGGHFTAMRAQNQMGHDSLGLKSADIAGATYQFTDNFVAGVAASDVEDHFKKQYINANYTLPINDDQSLNFDFNGYRSKSQGQELSGDVDNRIWSLAAAYSLGAHKFTLAHQRSTGDTGYVYGVDGGGTIFLANSVQYSDFNGQDERSWQARYDLNMKSYGVPGLSFMTRYITGDNISTDDGEAKEHEWDFETKYVLQSGPAKDLSFRVRNAVYRANSAYDSDKVDTRLIIEYPLSIL, encoded by the coding sequence ATGCGCGTGATGAAGTGGAGCATGATCGCACTGGCTGTTTCGGCTAGTACCTCGCAGTTCGCAATGGCGTCTTCTCAAGAGGAATCCAAGGGCTTTTTTGAAGATCAGAGCCTGACTGTCAAAAGCCGCATTCTGTACATGAATCGCGACTTCAAGAACGGTGCCTCCAACAACCAGAGCACCGCTAATAAAGAACGTATCAAAGGCTACCGCGAAGAAACCGGCCTGGGCGTCCAGGCTGTTTATGAGTCGGGCTTTACCCAAGGTACTGTTGGTTTCGGTTTGGACGCCCTGGCCAATGGCATGGTCAAACTGGACAGCGGTCCGGGCCGTACCGGTAACGGTATGTTCGGCAAGGACAGCGACGGCACGCCAGAAGACACCCAATCCAACGCTGGCGGCGCGGTCAAATTCCGTCTGTCCGACACTGTTCTGAAACACGGTAACCAATACGTTGCCAGCCCTGTCTTCTCTACAGACGACAGCCGTTTGCTGCCAGAAGTCGCTACCGGTACTTTGATCACCAGTAAAGAAATCAAAGGTCTTGAATTGAGCGGTGGTCATTTCACCGCAATGCGGGCGCAGAACCAAATGGGCCACGACAGCCTTGGTCTGAAGTCCGCTGATATTGCCGGTGCAACCTACCAGTTCACCGACAATTTTGTAGCTGGCGTAGCTGCTTCCGATGTTGAAGACCACTTCAAGAAGCAATACATCAACGCCAACTACACCCTGCCAATCAATGACGACCAGTCCTTGAACTTCGACTTCAACGGCTATCGCTCCAAGAGCCAGGGTCAAGAGCTGAGCGGTGACGTTGACAACCGCATCTGGTCCCTCGCAGCGGCCTATAGCCTTGGTGCACATAAATTCACCCTGGCTCACCAGCGTTCTACCGGTGACACCGGTTATGTTTACGGCGTTGATGGCGGCGGCACAATCTTCCTCGCCAACTCCGTTCAATACTCCGACTTCAACGGTCAAGACGAACGCTCCTGGCAGGCTCGCTACGACCTGAACATGAAGAGCTACGGCGTTCCTGGCCTGAGCTTCATGACCCGCTACATCACCGGTGACAACATCTCCACCGATGATGGCGAAGCCAAAGAACACGAATGGGACTTCGAGACCAAATATGTTCTGCAAAGCGGTCCAGCCAAGGACCTGTCTTTCCGCGTACGTAACGCGGTCTATCGTGCAAACTCCGCGTACGATAGCGACAAAGTTGACACCCGCCTGATCATCGAATACCCGCTGAGCATCTTGTAA
- a CDS encoding FmdB family zinc ribbon protein yields MPMYDYQCASCGHQLEAIQKISAAPLVDCPACQAPELKKMLSMPGFRLSGTGWYETDFKTGSKKNLAGGDKAD; encoded by the coding sequence ATGCCGATGTACGACTATCAATGTGCTTCCTGTGGTCATCAGTTGGAAGCCATTCAAAAGATCAGCGCAGCACCGCTGGTCGACTGCCCTGCCTGCCAGGCGCCAGAGCTTAAAAAGATGCTGTCCATGCCGGGCTTCCGCCTTAGCGGCACCGGCTGGTACGAAACCGACTTCAAGACCGGTTCCAAGAAAAATCTGGCCGGTGGCGACAAAGCTGACTAG
- a CDS encoding putative 2-dehydropantoate 2-reductase, with product MSIPWHILGAGSLGTLWATRLARADVPVRLIVRDATRLQAYQAAGGLTLVEHGEAQLYPVPGETADSDEPIRRLLVACKAYDAEEAVARLAHRLTPDAELILLQNGLGSQDAVAAQVPQARCIFASSTEGAFRDGDWRVVFAGHGYTWLGDAGHPVAPIWLEDLGAAGIPHEWSTDILTRLWRKLALNCAINPLTVLHECRNGGLQQHHCEVATLCAELTELLEHCGQPAAAQNLQKEVERVIQATAANFSSMYQDVANQRRTEISYLLGHACKVASRHQLNLPHLNQLQQRLIAHLRSLGLPSD from the coding sequence ATGTCTATCCCTTGGCATATTCTGGGCGCTGGCAGCCTCGGCACCCTTTGGGCCACGCGTCTGGCGCGGGCGGATGTGCCGGTCAGGCTGATCGTGCGGGACGCGACACGCTTGCAGGCCTATCAAGCGGCGGGCGGTTTGACGCTGGTCGAACACGGCGAAGCGCAGCTGTATCCGGTGCCCGGCGAAACAGCCGACAGCGACGAGCCGATCCGCCGCCTGCTGGTGGCCTGCAAAGCCTACGACGCCGAAGAAGCCGTCGCCCGGCTCGCTCACCGGCTAACACCCGACGCCGAACTGATCCTGCTGCAGAACGGCCTCGGCAGTCAGGACGCGGTTGCCGCGCAGGTGCCTCAGGCGCGCTGCATCTTCGCCTCCAGCACCGAAGGGGCATTTCGCGATGGCGACTGGCGTGTGGTGTTCGCCGGTCATGGCTACACCTGGCTGGGGGATGCCGGCCACCCGGTGGCGCCGATCTGGCTGGAGGACTTGGGCGCCGCCGGTATTCCCCATGAGTGGAGCACGGACATTCTCACAAGGCTGTGGCGAAAACTGGCGCTCAATTGTGCGATCAACCCGCTGACCGTGCTGCACGAATGCCGCAACGGTGGTTTGCAGCAGCATCATTGCGAAGTCGCCACCCTTTGCGCCGAGCTCACCGAGCTGCTGGAACACTGCGGCCAGCCGGCAGCGGCGCAAAACCTCCAGAAGGAAGTCGAACGGGTGATCCAGGCCACTGCCGCCAATTTTTCCTCGATGTACCAGGACGTCGCGAATCAGCGCCGCACTGAAATCAGTTACCTGTTGGGCCATGCCTGCAAAGTCGCGTCGCGGCATCAGCTGAACCTGCCCCACCTCAATCAATTGCAGCAGCGCCTGATCGCTCATCTGCGCAGCCTTGGATTGCCCAGCGACTGA
- a CDS encoding YajQ family cyclic di-GMP-binding protein, with protein MPSFDVVSELDKHEVTNAVENAVKELDRRYDLKGKGSFEFKEKDLTVNLTAEADFQLEAMIEILKLSLVKRKIDVQCLEVKDAYASGKLMKQEAVLKEGIDKELAKKIVAHVKDAKLKVQASIQGEQVRITGKKRDDLQEAIAALRAKSFDMPLQFNNFRD; from the coding sequence ATGCCGTCGTTCGACGTGGTATCCGAACTGGACAAACACGAAGTCACCAACGCGGTCGAGAACGCCGTCAAGGAACTCGATCGTCGTTATGACCTGAAAGGCAAGGGCAGCTTCGAGTTCAAGGAAAAAGACCTGACCGTCAACCTGACCGCGGAAGCTGATTTCCAGCTCGAAGCGATGATCGAGATCCTCAAGCTGTCCCTGGTCAAGCGCAAGATCGATGTGCAGTGCCTTGAAGTCAAGGATGCCTACGCGTCGGGCAAGCTGATGAAACAGGAAGCGGTCCTCAAGGAAGGCATCGACAAGGAGCTGGCGAAGAAAATCGTCGCTCACGTCAAAGACGCCAAGCTCAAGGTTCAGGCCTCTATTCAGGGCGAGCAAGTGCGCATCACCGGCAAGAAGCGTGATGACTTGCAAGAAGCAATTGCCGCTCTGCGCGCCAAATCCTTCGATATGCCGCTGCAGTTCAATAACTTCCGCGACTGA
- a CDS encoding sensor histidine kinase: MPLRQRLENLPVGQKLLAALLVLLTTVLLVANLTFISAAYYISQESMAPQALQTIGRLVSNPSLISEALKSPQTAERLLNELSSYTPLRAAALYDGKGVRLAQLQHGDKLDLPEHYRHLEAWQATEFRSNQVITLPRPGTAPGHLLLVASSELPMAFYTGTLTASLGILIFSVLLWLVIARQIKRLITRPIHQLEELSRQVTREENYALRASRGNHDEIGSLAEAFNTMLSRIEAREQQLKRARDDSQAAYDQAQGLAEETRHTNRKLELEVQVRSKIEKKLTGFQNYLNSIIDSMPSALIALDEQLYVTQWNQEASALSGTRLDEALNQPIFLAFEPLKPFLPQLRQTVEQHTVAKIERVTWLKDDEPRHYALTFYPLMGGAGRGVVIRIDDITQRLSLEEMMVQSEKMLSVGGLAAGMAHEINNPLGAILHNVQNIRRRLSPDLPKNLEQAEQLGIELETVNQYLKAREVPKLLDGIQQAGARAAKIVTHMLSFSRRSTRQMAPCDLPALIDQAVEIAGNDFDLAIGFDFKGQAIIRQFDPALGPVPGTANELEQVLLNLLKNAAQAIHQRTDDREPGRIILRTKLNPPWAEIQVEDNGIGMSENVRKRTFEPFFTTKEIGQGTGLGLSVSYFIITNNHKGQMEVQSTPGQGTCFTLRLPLSGTPVVSQELNQLSR, translated from the coding sequence ATGCCATTGCGCCAGCGCCTTGAAAACCTTCCAGTCGGCCAGAAACTGCTGGCCGCCCTGCTGGTGCTGTTGACCACCGTTTTGCTGGTCGCCAACCTGACCTTTATCAGCGCCGCCTATTACATCTCCCAGGAAAGCATGGCCCCCCAGGCCTTGCAGACCATCGGCCGACTGGTGTCCAACCCCAGCCTGATCTCCGAAGCCCTGAAGTCGCCGCAAACCGCCGAGCGCCTGCTCAACGAACTCAGCAGCTACACACCGCTGCGGGCAGCAGCGCTCTATGACGGTAAGGGGGTGCGTCTGGCCCAATTGCAACACGGCGACAAGCTGGACCTCCCGGAGCATTACCGGCACCTCGAGGCTTGGCAAGCCACGGAGTTTCGCAGCAACCAAGTGATCACCCTGCCCCGCCCCGGCACTGCGCCTGGGCATTTGCTGCTGGTGGCCAGCAGCGAGTTGCCGATGGCGTTCTACACCGGGACCCTGACCGCCAGCTTGGGGATTCTGATTTTCAGTGTGCTGTTGTGGCTGGTGATCGCCCGGCAGATCAAACGGCTGATTACCCGGCCGATCCATCAGCTCGAAGAGTTGTCCCGGCAAGTCACCCGGGAAGAGAACTATGCCCTGCGCGCCTCCCGCGGCAACCACGACGAAATCGGTAGCCTCGCCGAAGCGTTCAACACCATGCTCTCGCGCATCGAAGCCCGTGAGCAGCAGCTCAAGCGCGCCCGCGACGATTCCCAAGCCGCTTACGATCAAGCCCAGGGGCTGGCCGAAGAAACCCGCCACACCAACCGCAAGCTGGAACTGGAAGTTCAGGTGCGCAGCAAGATCGAAAAGAAGCTCACCGGATTCCAGAATTACCTCAACAGCATCATCGACTCCATGCCGTCGGCCCTGATCGCCCTCGACGAGCAGCTCTACGTGACCCAATGGAATCAGGAAGCCAGCGCTTTGTCCGGCACGCGCCTGGACGAAGCCTTGAACCAACCGATCTTCCTTGCCTTCGAACCGCTCAAGCCATTCCTGCCGCAACTCAGGCAAACCGTCGAGCAGCACACGGTGGCGAAGATCGAACGTGTTACCTGGCTCAAGGACGACGAGCCCCGGCATTACGCCCTGACGTTTTATCCGTTGATGGGCGGTGCCGGGCGCGGCGTGGTGATCCGGATCGACGACATCACTCAGCGTCTGTCCCTGGAAGAAATGATGGTGCAGTCGGAGAAAATGCTCTCGGTCGGTGGCCTCGCCGCTGGCATGGCCCACGAGATCAATAATCCACTGGGCGCAATCTTGCACAACGTGCAGAACATTCGTCGGCGCCTGTCACCCGATCTGCCGAAAAACCTCGAACAAGCCGAACAACTCGGTATTGAGCTGGAAACGGTCAACCAGTACTTGAAAGCTCGCGAAGTGCCGAAGCTGCTCGATGGCATTCAACAGGCCGGCGCCCGAGCGGCCAAAATCGTGACCCACATGCTCAGCTTCAGCCGCCGCAGTACCCGACAGATGGCTCCCTGCGATTTGCCGGCGTTGATCGATCAAGCGGTGGAAATCGCCGGCAACGACTTCGACCTGGCCATCGGCTTCGACTTCAAGGGTCAGGCGATCATTCGGCAGTTCGATCCGGCACTGGGCCCGGTGCCCGGCACCGCCAACGAACTGGAACAGGTGCTGCTCAACTTGCTGAAAAACGCCGCGCAAGCCATTCATCAGCGTACCGACGACCGCGAACCGGGGCGGATCATTCTGCGTACAAAACTGAATCCGCCCTGGGCGGAAATTCAGGTCGAGGACAACGGCATCGGCATGAGCGAGAACGTGCGCAAACGCACGTTCGAGCCGTTCTTCACCACCAAGGAAATCGGTCAGGGCACCGGTCTTGGACTGTCGGTCTCGTACTTCATCATCACCAACAACCACAAAGGCCAGATGGAAGTGCAATCGACGCCGGGCCAAGGTACCTGTTTCACCTTGCGCCTGCCGTTGTCGGGTACTCCGGTGGTTTCTCAAGAACTCAATCAGCTGTCGAGGTAA
- a CDS encoding ribbon-helix-helix domain-containing protein, giving the protein MVYQERRSEGRVGPLKEVRIDSFVSEFDMGLAQPLSRSVRLNGFATCLRLEQVYWDILSDMAKVNCCSISALLSHVDREVHLRHGGVKNFTGLVRVVCVVHSLKEGSCLVMA; this is encoded by the coding sequence ATGGTTTATCAAGAGAGGCGAAGCGAGGGGAGGGTCGGTCCACTCAAGGAAGTAAGGATTGATTCATTTGTCAGTGAATTCGATATGGGCCTGGCCCAGCCATTATCCCGGTCCGTGCGTTTGAATGGCTTTGCGACCTGTTTGCGATTGGAGCAGGTCTATTGGGATATTTTAAGTGATATGGCCAAGGTCAATTGCTGCTCGATCAGTGCGCTGTTGTCCCATGTGGATCGCGAAGTGCATTTGCGCCATGGCGGGGTGAAAAACTTCACCGGGCTGGTGCGGGTTGTCTGCGTCGTGCACAGCCTGAAGGAGGGAAGTTGCCTCGTCATGGCCTAG
- the aspS gene encoding aspartate--tRNA ligase: protein MMRSHYCGQLNESLEGQEITLCGWVHRRRDHGGVIFLDIRDRDGLAQVVFDPDRAESFAAADRVRSEYVVKITGKVRLRPAGATNANMASGMIEVLGYELEVLNEAETPPFPLNEFSDVGEETRLRYRFLDLRRPEMLEKLRLRSRMTTSIRRFLDENGFLDVETPILTRATPEGARDYLVPSRTHAGSFFALPQSPQLFKQLLMVAGFDRYYQIAKCFRDEDLRADRQPEFTQIDIETSFLDEKEIMGITEQMIRNLFKEVLGLEFGDFPHMTFEEAMRRYGSDKPDLRNPLELVDVADQLKEVDFKVFSGPANDPKCRVAALRVPGAASMPRSKIDDYTKFVGIYGAKGLAYIKVNERAKGVEGLQSPIVKNIPEANLNVILDRVGAVDGDIVFFGADKAKIVSEALGALRIKVGHDLNLLTCEWAPMWVVDFPMFEENDDGSFTALHHPFTAPKCTPEELEANPATALSRAYDMVLNGTELGGGSIRIHRKEMQQSVFRLLGISEAEQEEKFGFLLDALKYGAPPHGGLAFGLDRLVMLMTGAQSIREVIAFPKTQSAACVMTQAPGLVDAKALRELHIRLRETPKAE, encoded by the coding sequence ATGATGCGCAGCCATTATTGCGGCCAACTGAACGAAAGCCTGGAAGGCCAGGAAATTACCCTTTGCGGATGGGTCCACCGTCGTCGTGACCACGGTGGGGTGATTTTCCTCGATATCCGTGATCGTGACGGTCTGGCCCAGGTGGTGTTCGATCCGGACCGCGCTGAATCCTTCGCCGCAGCCGATCGCGTGCGCAGTGAATACGTGGTCAAGATCACCGGCAAGGTTCGCCTGCGTCCGGCCGGTGCCACCAACGCCAACATGGCGTCGGGCATGATCGAAGTGCTGGGCTACGAGCTGGAAGTATTGAACGAAGCGGAAACCCCGCCGTTCCCGCTCAACGAGTTCTCCGACGTCGGCGAAGAAACCCGCCTGCGTTATCGCTTCCTCGACCTGCGTCGCCCGGAAATGCTCGAGAAGCTGCGTCTGCGTTCGCGCATGACCACCAGCATCCGTCGCTTCCTGGACGAGAACGGCTTCCTCGATGTCGAGACGCCGATTCTGACTCGCGCCACGCCAGAAGGCGCTCGCGACTACCTGGTGCCGAGCCGTACTCATGCAGGTAGCTTCTTCGCCTTGCCGCAATCGCCACAGCTGTTCAAGCAGCTGCTGATGGTCGCCGGCTTCGACCGTTACTACCAGATCGCCAAGTGCTTCCGCGACGAAGATCTGCGCGCCGACCGTCAGCCGGAGTTCACCCAGATCGACATCGAGACCAGCTTCCTCGATGAAAAAGAGATCATGGGCATCACCGAACAAATGATCCGCAACTTGTTCAAGGAAGTGTTGGGTCTGGAATTCGGCGACTTCCCGCACATGACTTTTGAAGAGGCCATGCGTCGCTACGGTTCCGACAAGCCGGACCTGCGTAACCCGCTGGAACTGGTTGACGTTGCCGATCAACTGAAAGAAGTCGACTTCAAGGTGTTCAGCGGCCCTGCCAACGACCCGAAATGCCGCGTTGCCGCTCTGCGCGTTCCAGGCGCAGCAAGCATGCCGCGCAGCAAGATCGACGACTACACCAAGTTCGTCGGCATCTACGGTGCCAAGGGCCTGGCGTACATCAAGGTCAACGAGCGCGCCAAAGGCGTCGAAGGTCTGCAGTCGCCAATCGTCAAGAACATCCCGGAGGCCAACCTCAACGTGATCCTCGATCGCGTCGGTGCAGTCGATGGCGACATCGTGTTCTTCGGCGCCGACAAAGCCAAGATCGTCAGCGAAGCCCTGGGCGCGCTGCGGATCAAGGTTGGTCACGATCTGAACCTGCTGACCTGCGAATGGGCCCCGATGTGGGTCGTCGACTTCCCGATGTTCGAAGAGAACGACGACGGCAGCTTCACCGCGTTGCACCACCCGTTCACCGCGCCGAAGTGCACGCCGGAAGAGCTGGAAGCCAACCCGGCAACCGCGCTGTCCCGTGCCTACGACATGGTCCTGAACGGCACCGAGCTGGGTGGCGGTTCGATCCGTATCCACCGCAAGGAAATGCAACAGTCGGTGTTCCGTCTGCTGGGTATCAGCGAAGCGGAGCAGGAAGAGAAATTCGGCTTCCTGCTCGACGCCCTGAAATACGGTGCGCCGCCGCACGGTGGCCTGGCCTTCGGTCTGGACCGTCTGGTGATGCTGATGACCGGCGCCCAGTCGATCCGTGAAGTGATCGCCTTCCCGAAAACCCAGAGCGCTGCCTGCGTCATGACTCAGGCACCGGGTCTGGTGGATGCCAAGGCATTGCGCGAACTGCACATTCGTCTGCGCGAAACGCCTAAAGCTGAGTAA
- a CDS encoding cob(I)yrinic acid a,c-diamide adenosyltransferase produces MGFRLSKIYTRTGDKGETGLGDGRRVPKDHPRIEAIGEVDTLNSQVGVLLAGLAAQSDTYPGLNEVIEVLAPCQHRLFDLGGELAMPVYQALNTEEIERLEAAIDVWNEELGPLENFILPGGSALIAQAHVCRCLARSAERRCQQLNAIEPLAGVGLAYINRLSDLLFVAARLIAKRQGIAEILWQPAAKPEV; encoded by the coding sequence ATGGGCTTTCGCTTGTCGAAGATTTACACCCGCACTGGCGACAAAGGCGAAACCGGGCTCGGCGATGGCCGCCGCGTGCCCAAGGACCATCCGCGCATCGAGGCCATTGGCGAAGTCGATACGCTGAACAGCCAGGTGGGCGTGCTGTTGGCGGGGTTGGCGGCGCAAAGTGATACGTATCCGGGGTTGAACGAAGTGATCGAGGTGTTGGCGCCCTGCCAGCATCGGTTGTTCGACTTGGGTGGCGAACTGGCGATGCCGGTTTATCAGGCACTGAACACGGAAGAAATCGAACGGCTGGAAGCGGCGATTGATGTGTGGAATGAAGAGTTGGGGCCGCTGGAAAACTTCATTCTGCCCGGCGGCTCGGCACTGATTGCCCAGGCCCACGTATGCCGTTGCCTGGCACGCAGTGCCGAGCGACGCTGTCAGCAGTTGAATGCGATTGAGCCGCTGGCCGGGGTTGGGCTGGCGTATATCAATCGGTTATCGGATTTGTTGTTTGTGGCGGCACGGTTGATTGCCAAGCGTCAGGGGATTGCCGAGATTTTGTGGCAGCCTGCGGCCAAGCCCGAGGTTTAG
- a CDS encoding mechanosensitive ion channel family protein: MDLNAEVDNLVKASQAWVPMIMEYGSRVLLAVITLAIGWWLINKVTQKLGGLLALRNADLALQGFISSLANIILKVLLIVSVASMIGVETTSFVAAIGAAGLAIGLALQGSLANFAGGVLILLFRPFRIGDWIEAQGVAGTVDSIQIFHTVLRTGDNKTIIVPNGNLSNGIITNTNRQPTRKVVFDVGVAYEADLQKAREVLLGLAKDPRVLTDPAPEAVISMLGDSSITVSLRVWVKTADYWNVMFMFNEQSRDRLKTAGIDIPFPQRVIRMVQETVPQ, from the coding sequence ATGGATTTGAATGCTGAAGTGGACAACCTGGTCAAGGCATCCCAAGCCTGGGTTCCGATGATCATGGAGTACGGCAGCCGCGTGCTGCTGGCGGTGATTACCCTGGCCATCGGCTGGTGGCTGATCAACAAGGTCACGCAAAAACTCGGCGGCCTGCTGGCGTTGCGTAATGCCGACCTGGCGCTGCAAGGTTTCATCAGCAGCCTGGCGAACATCATCCTCAAGGTTCTGCTGATCGTCAGCGTAGCGTCGATGATCGGCGTAGAAACCACCTCGTTCGTTGCGGCCATTGGTGCTGCCGGCCTGGCAATCGGCCTGGCGTTGCAGGGCAGCCTGGCGAACTTCGCCGGCGGCGTGCTGATTCTGTTGTTCCGCCCGTTCCGCATCGGTGACTGGATCGAAGCCCAAGGTGTTGCCGGTACTGTCGACAGCATTCAGATCTTTCACACTGTGCTGCGTACCGGTGATAACAAAACCATCATCGTGCCTAACGGCAATCTGTCGAACGGCATCATCACCAACACCAATCGTCAACCGACCCGTAAGGTCGTGTTTGATGTAGGCGTGGCTTACGAGGCGGACTTGCAGAAGGCCCGTGAAGTATTGCTGGGCCTGGCCAAGGACCCGCGTGTATTGACTGATCCGGCACCGGAAGCGGTGATTTCCATGTTGGGTGACAGTTCGATCACTGTTTCCCTGCGCGTGTGGGTGAAAACTGCCGATTATTGGAATGTGATGTTCATGTTTAACGAGCAATCGCGTGATCGTTTGAAGACTGCCGGCATCGATATTCCGTTTCCGCAGCGGGTTATTCGAATGGTTCAGGAAACTGTGCCGCAATAA